A window of Methanobacterium formicicum DSM 3637 contains these coding sequences:
- a CDS encoding BPL-N domain-containing protein encodes MTLSVTIYGFDLREVNKTTCNANFEPVNVLIYDGEATSTDSVDGLEYCLEQAQKNDPNLKFNYTTTDVINSEVLSGQDVLVISGGDIQLLFNDPSVNSEDIKKFVESGNGYMGICAGAYAASNYNGEYGSGWGISPNVGCNYTYADGFVPITITSYGVNTLKYSAGKIDPCAFISSTTDTFTLLSFTVSNTPGLYKNGNYTPIAIYAENNTVLSSYAAILDDKRGSGRIILSGPHPELDPAKPELVARMVLWASKRI; translated from the coding sequence TTGACTCTCAGTGTGACTATTTACGGATTTGACCTGCGGGAAGTTAATAAAACTACTTGCAACGCCAATTTCGAACCAGTGAATGTCTTGATTTATGATGGAGAAGCCACATCTACCGATAGTGTGGATGGGTTAGAATACTGTCTGGAGCAAGCACAAAAGAACGATCCTAATCTTAAATTTAATTACACCACCACTGATGTTATCAATTCGGAAGTTTTATCAGGTCAGGATGTTTTAGTCATATCTGGGGGCGATATCCAACTTCTCTTTAATGATCCATCGGTAAATTCAGAGGATATAAAAAAATTTGTAGAATCTGGAAATGGTTACATGGGAATATGTGCTGGTGCCTATGCTGCTTCCAACTACAATGGAGAATATGGTTCTGGTTGGGGAATTTCACCCAATGTAGGCTGCAATTACACCTATGCAGATGGTTTCGTGCCCATCACCATTACCAGTTATGGTGTTAACACCCTCAAATATTCTGCTGGAAAAATTGATCCCTGTGCATTCATCTCCAGCACGACCGACACATTTACTTTACTCTCTTTCACGGTTTCCAACACCCCCGGACTATACAAAAATGGTAATTACACTCCTATAGCTATTTATGCGGAAAATAATACGGTTTTATCAAGTTATGCTGCAATTTTGGATGATAAGCGTGGTTCCGGTAGGATCATTCTCTCTGGTCCCCATCCTGAACTGGATCCAGCTAAACCCGAACT